In the genome of Populus trichocarpa isolate Nisqually-1 chromosome 10, P.trichocarpa_v4.1, whole genome shotgun sequence, the window ttaatttttatttatgatttttttatgtaaaagtaTGCGTTGAAAGATTCTAcatgttcaagtttttttttatcatgtattagtgtttttaatttaatccttattcttatgatttcttaacttttttataaaagttttattatttttaatttcacccttctattcaagttgataatttattattttatttatttattttcatcctcattgattgtttatatatatatatatatatatatatatatatatatatatatatatgtgtgtgtgtgtgtgtgtgtgtgtgtctaaaTCAACCTGGCATTGTCTAAAtcatatgtttttaaaagtttattttttacagCCAATTTACTAGTAAATGGAATATAAGAATATGGGTATTCAATCATTAAAGGAATCATCATCGTTGTTGTTAACTATGTTGGTCTAAGAGTCAGTTtgttttgcgtttcaaaagcacttttgaaaaaaataatttttatttatttttatctttaaattagttttgttttgtatttttagatcattttgatgtgctgatattaacaataaatcttaaaaaataaaaaatattttaatgcatttctaagtgaaaattactttgaaaaacaattactatcacaataccaaacatgctCTAAATATGTTATCCGACAATTTAGCTGTATGAAGATTATGCATATACTAAAAGGAAATAGTCTTTTCCTATAAAAATGACATAATTGtaaattttgctaatttttttcaatagcgGTAttgtaaaaatgataaaattgtaatttttttttctagaaaataagtttttcttatattttttttttcttatacttgatatttttatcattttgcacttggtctatttatcactatttttttcatttcttttgtatttttttttacttttttcttttttttctttacacttttttttgaaaaaaatattattttttattttttaaactttaaatatttatcactttacACTTGATCTATTTATAccattctttttgttcttacctttattcttttgtaatttattttttttatttttttctttacattttttttttgaaaaattattatacaaagatcaagaaaataatattttactataGTAATTGTAACATTATTCTATTCTTATGCTACATTAAAAATTAGCTTGAAatcttacatatttttattaacacatatgatctttattacattttattatatgtaaatattgattttttgattcacaaattatattttttacttgatacaaaaaacacgttaataacaattatacattaattattttgcgttagaaaaaactatttgacCTGTATCGAGACAAGTTGAATAAAAAtgttaacattttgttttttttatatttattgacacaaatagttcttaatatatttaattaaatacatgcataaacttttttatttataattataatttctttttttaaaaaaatatatctaaaaagtttacatatttatatttttttttgctagaaaaaaatattcaattcacGACCAAGTGAAATTCAAATAACTAATACGTATTTATATTCACAGGAAAAACATAAGTTATTAATTGCTTGACGAACTCAATCCTCATACATAAACAAATATCTGCATGAATGTGGCCATCTGAATCATCTGTTTAACGAGATCTTAGCCCATGAACCGATTGCTATCATGAGAAAACATAACCCCGTGTTTGGGGATTAAGAGCATGAAGGCATCCAGAAGCCATGGTCTTCCATGGGGGCTCGAAAAACAGCAAGAGAAAATCTGTCGCCCTTGTTATGCTGATCAAGAAGAGAGTCATATATATGCAAGAAGGTGATCAATGCTTATCCAGAAATTATGAAATGCGTAGTCTTATTTTGAAGAAATGCCTTCAATTCCTTACCCTTGAGGGGGAAATAATCAAAACCCAAGAGTAAAAAGGTCCAAAACAGTGATggtttgaaaatcaaaataaattatccagAACTCACCATGAAGAATGTCTTCAATCTAAGAGGCCATTTTACAATATTAGGCATGAATCCACACCAGGGTCTTTATTTACAAGGATCTTTCCAGGAGAATTATGAGAAAAGTTTCCCATGTGCAGGCCATCTAGATCCAAGTGATGCTCCCTGAGTCTCTTCAGGTTATCTTTAACCAACAGATATCAGACATTCATAGACAGCTTCTGAGCCGCAAGAGCTTCAGCCTCGAGTGTTGGTTCATACAAAATTGTAGTCTCAGCCAGCAGCGAGGTCACGATATAAGGGTCCATGTTTGAGGCTGGACGTCTATCCTCCAAGTAACCTAATAATagcaaatagaaagaaaaaaacaaaaaagatcagTAAACTGATAAACAATGCAGATGTTGATTCCAGCGACAGATCCAAAGCACAGAACAATAATATTAGCAAAAACAGGAAATAACTCGGTCCTGTGCACTCATTTTAATCTATCCAAAAAGCTTCCATTCATGGGAAATGGTCACAGGATTTACAACACTCGAGAACAATTGGGGTGTCTACCTTTTCCTTGCTTCTCAGTTTCACGTCCCACCCGGATGGAGCAACCACGATTAGCCACTCCCTGCATATCAACAATTGAAAAACCTATAAGAACTTCATGGCAAAGAAAAACCCCTtctgatttatttgtttttcagttaTTCAGAATTTCATATATCTTAAGAGCATACCCAGGAAAATGTGTCAATGCTTGCTGTCTCATGCTTTCCTGTCAACCTTCTCTCATTTCCTTCACCATAGGCACTAATGTGTTCCTTATGGCGAAGTGACAGATTTAAGATTGCCTTCTTTATTGCTTCAAACCCTCCTTCCTCCCTCATGGTCTTTGTGCTGTCAGACAAATAGTAGTATATAACTATCAGTATTCTCTTACATTTGGTCTGCCTTGATATAATAATGCATTAATAGTCACAGTAAAACAATAATGCTATTACCTATAATTGGTGTGGCATCCAGCACCATTCCAATCACCCTATCGACACAGCGAGAGATTACATGCATTCATGTTATTTAAGAGAACCGGAAAAACTGTGTTctgaaaatcataataaaactaaatgcCAATATGTCTTAATTACCTCTATTGGTTTTGGATCGAGTGAGAGCACAACACCAGCTTGTTCAGTGATTCTCTGTCAAAACAGAGGAAAGAAATACAGAAagtattttaatgttaaaacacGCTCACATCCTCCCCATGTCCAATCTTCAGTTTTACCAATCTCTGATTTAGGCTATTCCAAAACATGCCGGTCTCGTAAATGATAGAAACATAAAGCGCAGCACGAAACTatttgaagaaagaagagagcaAGTGTATGAAGAAAATATAAGCAAATCTTTCACAAGGATACTGATAGGATTACAACAATGGTGTTCTTTCCATTTACCACCTTTCTCCTTAgagtttatttcttttcattgaacTTATGAATGTCATGGTGAATTACCTCTAGAATGTATCTCGAAATCCAGATATGGTCTCCAGCATCAATGCCCACACTGGGACCCACCTGATACTCCCACTgcataacaacaaaaacatcatataGTGATTAAAGAGAGTTACACTGTAATGAAACATCATTGAAGGGCAAATGCTAAGGGTAAGAGGCAAACCTGGCCTGGCATAACCTCTCCATTGGTGCCACTAATGTTAATTCCAGCATACATACAAGCCTTGTAATGTGCATCTGATATGTCACGACCAAAAGACTTATCAGCTCCAGCACCACAATAATAAGGACCCTGAAATAAACAGAAATCACCAATGAACATTAAAATCCCATGTCATATAAGATGATACTAAAAATAAACTGGGATTTTTACAGGCAGACTATATCACCTGAGGACCAGGATAGCCTCCAACAGGCCAGCCCAAAGGCCACTTCACGTTTGTTTGAAGTAAGGTGTACTCTTGCTCTATCCCAAACCTATGTTAGATCACAGAATATTAGCACATCTAATCCTAATCACATATTTATCACAAAGCATTCCAACTCTATTTCAAAACCTGCACATGTTGATTGTTCGAGGGAAAAAACACTAACGTAAGACTATAACGTGCTGAAACAAGTATGAAAGAAAAACCAAGACACCTTAAAAAGACATACCATGGAACTTCATCTATAACCTTCTTGTTACTGAAAATCTCAGCAGCCCGATGGCGTTTGTTTGTAGGGATGGGCTCACCTTGTGGCGTGTATGTATCACACATAACCTTTGTAGAATGAACAAAACAATGTCAATGATGTGATTTATGCAGTTAAGCTTTCCCTAAGAATTCAATACCTCAGAACCATAATTGCTGGTTGCTTGTCTTAAACAACACTCACCAAGATGTTGTTACCTCCACGGAA includes:
- the LOC7475932 gene encoding glutamine synthetase leaf isozyme, chloroplastic, coding for MAQILAPSSQWQMRIAKNSAPACPMTAKMWSSLVLKQNKKGIAKSSAKFRVFALKSENSTINRMEDLLNLDLTPYTDKFIAEYIWIGGSGIDLRSKSRTISKPIEHPSELPKWNYDGSSTGQAPGEDSEVILYPQAIFKDPFRGGNNILVMCDTYTPQGEPIPTNKRHRAAEIFSNKKVIDEVPWFGIEQEYTLLQTNVKWPLGWPVGGYPGPQGPYYCGAGADKSFGRDISDAHYKACMYAGINISGTNGEVMPGQWEYQVGPSVGIDAGDHIWISRYILERITEQAGVVLSLDPKPIEGDWNGAGCHTNYSTKTMREEGGFEAIKKAILNLSLRHKEHISAYGEGNERRLTGKHETASIDTFSWGVANRGCSIRVGRETEKQGKGYLEDRRPASNMDPYIVTSLLAETTILYEPTLEAEALAAQKLSMNV